The following proteins are co-located in the Sulfurospirillum deleyianum DSM 6946 genome:
- a CDS encoding type IV pili methyl-accepting chemotaxis transducer N-terminal domain-containing protein — MIKPTTISTKMRLAGGLLSFVIIFIIVLTVMMNQMSKKDSYIINIAGKQRMLSQKMSKEAFFIVHRHSNDFRELNTAVNLFESSLNDLLYGNEATGIYVPQNENIKSKLEEVMGYWRPFRIHIEELKSDIQSVRPDMEMLAGRIEKLLFLSDRVVQHMVSANLSNVHIDLSGRQRMLSQRMGLYVSRYLGTANAQDLLVYADAKALYEKTIQDFLEDPAVKKSPDVYSIVKENYAYWEEYRVFLENLLEKEAQINRHLAYIYEKNIQLLNAMDEAVWLYTNHSEEKNDTFLKFQYIGLLVGMIIILYTFVMTKEIIEHLEHFVKKAKELAQGDLSVITKQNVHFSEESEDELKEASSHISQFVYKVNQAMKESEDALKKAESAVSQLQQIALDVEDAIEEMGIDENEKRQFDKNVNATEDIAIQSAENLIHVNKMLQKLKKSLNQMVDHSPVQEEKKEA, encoded by the coding sequence ATGATTAAACCAACAACAATTAGCACAAAGATGCGTTTGGCAGGGGGACTGCTTTCATTTGTCATTATTTTTATTATTGTTTTAACTGTAATGATGAATCAGATGAGTAAAAAAGATTCGTATATTATTAACATTGCGGGAAAACAGCGAATGCTTTCTCAAAAGATGAGTAAAGAGGCATTTTTTATCGTGCATCGACACTCGAATGATTTTCGAGAACTCAATACCGCTGTGAACCTTTTTGAAAGTAGTTTAAATGACCTTTTATATGGCAACGAAGCCACAGGCATTTATGTCCCACAAAATGAGAACATTAAGTCAAAGCTAGAAGAGGTTATGGGATATTGGCGACCGTTTCGCATTCACATAGAAGAGCTAAAAAGCGACATACAGTCGGTTCGCCCCGATATGGAGATGTTAGCAGGGCGTATTGAAAAGTTACTCTTTCTCTCCGATAGGGTCGTTCAGCATATGGTCAGTGCAAATCTGAGCAATGTTCACATTGACCTCTCTGGTCGTCAGCGTATGCTCTCTCAGCGTATGGGACTTTATGTCAGTCGTTATTTAGGTACGGCTAATGCTCAGGATTTGTTGGTTTATGCAGACGCAAAAGCGTTGTATGAAAAGACCATTCAGGACTTTTTAGAAGACCCTGCGGTGAAAAAATCTCCTGATGTCTATTCGATTGTGAAGGAAAATTATGCGTATTGGGAAGAGTATCGCGTTTTTTTAGAAAATTTGCTTGAAAAAGAGGCGCAAATCAATCGGCATTTGGCGTATATTTATGAGAAAAATATTCAGCTTTTAAATGCGATGGATGAAGCCGTTTGGCTCTATACTAACCACAGCGAAGAGAAGAATGATACCTTTTTAAAGTTCCAATATATTGGGCTTTTGGTCGGGATGATTATTATTTTGTACACGTTTGTGATGACGAAAGAGATTATTGAGCATCTGGAGCATTTTGTGAAAAAAGCCAAAGAGTTAGCGCAGGGTGATTTAAGTGTTATCACAAAGCAAAATGTTCATTTTTCAGAAGAGAGTGAAGATGAGCTTAAAGAGGCATCTTCTCATATTTCTCAGTTTGTTTATAAAGTCAATCAAGCGATGAAAGAGAGTGAAGATGCGCTGAAAAAAGCAGAAAGTGCTGTTTCTCAGCTTCAGCAAATTGCTTTAGATGTTGAAGATGCGATAGAAGAGATGGGCATTGATGAAAATGAAAAACGCCAGTTCGATAAAAATGTAAATGCCACGGAAGATATTGCGATTCAATCGGCTGAAAATTTGATTCATGTGAATAAAATGTTACAAAAGCTCAAAAAAAGTTTGAATCAAATGGTGGATCATTCTCCTGTGCAAGAGGAAAAAAAGGAAGCATAA
- a CDS encoding CBU_0592 family membrane protein — protein MDIYHVIGTLGMVLVVYAYFLLQSHKVTSHDAKFQYLNLVGAILLIISLCFHFNLGSFLIEVFWIVITIYGILKRRHQNSL, from the coding sequence ATGGATATTTATCATGTAATTGGCACATTAGGGATGGTGTTGGTGGTGTATGCTTACTTTTTGCTTCAATCCCATAAGGTAACAAGCCACGATGCGAAGTTTCAATACCTCAATCTCGTGGGTGCGATTTTACTGATTATTTCGCTTTGTTTTCATTTTAATTTAGGTTCTTTTCTCATTGAGGTATTTTGGATTGTGATTACGATTTATGGTATTTTAAAAAGGCGCCATCAAAACTCTCTTTAG
- a CDS encoding LrgB family protein, translating into MNIEALLSYISSTPLTWLIVTLSTYKLGVIFYEKMGKNALFQPMIIALMLLIPALMLSGVSFETYFKANHLLHFFLGPATVALALPLYKNIAYIRAYFFPIVVTLFAGGLFAILSALGILWLLDASKTTLLSMTTKSITTPIGIIVAQDIGAVVSLSIGFIAITGLLGVLFGNIIFKWFRIKSDAAKGFSLGLIAHALGTSSAVEISEKAAAFAALAMGLNGIAIAILLPLALHFF; encoded by the coding sequence ATGAACATTGAAGCCCTCCTTTCTTATATCTCTTCTACCCCACTCACATGGCTTATTGTCACGTTAAGTACTTATAAATTAGGGGTTATTTTTTATGAAAAGATGGGTAAAAACGCCCTCTTTCAGCCGATGATTATCGCTTTGATGCTTCTCATTCCAGCCTTAATGCTCAGCGGGGTTTCATTTGAAACTTATTTCAAAGCCAACCACTTATTACACTTTTTTCTAGGACCCGCAACCGTGGCATTAGCCCTTCCACTCTATAAAAATATCGCTTATATTCGAGCCTATTTTTTCCCGATTGTGGTCACGCTTTTTGCAGGAGGACTTTTTGCCATTCTAAGCGCTTTGGGTATTTTATGGCTACTTGATGCCTCCAAAACCACACTGCTTTCCATGACCACGAAGTCTATCACCACACCTATTGGGATTATTGTCGCACAAGATATTGGGGCTGTGGTCTCTTTGTCTATTGGATTTATTGCGATTACAGGACTTTTGGGTGTTTTATTTGGGAACATCATCTTTAAATGGTTTCGCATCAAAAGTGATGCCGCTAAAGGCTTTTCTCTAGGACTTATTGCTCATGCGCTAGGCACATCGAGTGCGGTGGAAATCAGTGAAAAAGCCGCTGCGTTTGCAGCACTGGCTATGGGACTTAATGGCATTGCTATCGCCATCTTGCTTCCCCTAGCGCTTCATTTTTTCTAA
- a CDS encoding CidA/LrgA family protein, translated as MLKGILTLLVFQFVGECLAKLFMLKVPGAIIGMVLLLFFLILRKQSFHALDTSVFWLLRYLPLFILPSGVGIITQFDTIAHEALAIVCALVIGTFISLGVSAKIMDSLIAKKEQNHEH; from the coding sequence ATGTTAAAAGGTATTTTAACCCTGCTGGTGTTTCAGTTTGTGGGTGAGTGTTTGGCAAAGCTCTTTATGTTAAAGGTTCCAGGGGCGATTATTGGGATGGTGCTCTTGCTCTTTTTTTTAATACTACGCAAACAAAGTTTTCATGCGCTTGATACCTCTGTCTTTTGGTTGCTTCGCTATTTGCCGCTATTTATTTTGCCCTCAGGTGTTGGTATTATCACGCAGTTTGATACGATTGCACATGAGGCACTAGCCATTGTCTGTGCGTTAGTCATTGGCACGTTTATCTCTTTAGGCGTGAGTGCTAAGATTATGGATAGTCTGATTGCTAAAAAGGAACAAAACCATGAACATTGA
- a CDS encoding OprD family outer membrane porin codes for MKLVKLSVAAFVVAGLASSLFAADTLADAFKNGKVTGELRAWYFDRDTDDKNDGTLAKGDADIFSTGLMLSYVTDSLYGLSLGTTFQGNYAPFANSDAKNLYATDMYGSGAVLSEAYMTYTLGKTTAKVGRQFIASPLVNSSGSRMIKEAFQAAVLINTDIPNTTLVAGYSDKFQGRTSDYDRSVDGSDSQMPSFKKEAVFYGAGTSRGSLGSPAGASNVFGFDGAYTAAVINKSITNVTLTGQYLFVNDVEGTNGGDANVFYAEGNYALPLSSMKLLLDATYRGSRTSNATFDSFHAEGDMYQGRVGFSELAGFKASFAYSTVSDDQSVLLGAGNGPTTYTAPLLKGAEATSGAGTDAYKVEVGYDFSKVGVAGLKALAQYVRIDQDKVTTVVLNGVAADTESTYFEGQISYDLPTIKGLTLSLEYEDGKVEAASTKNTSDMRFRANYKF; via the coding sequence ATGAAATTGGTTAAACTTAGCGTGGCGGCTTTCGTAGTTGCTGGACTTGCGTCTAGCTTATTCGCAGCAGATACACTTGCTGATGCCTTCAAGAATGGAAAAGTAACCGGTGAATTAAGGGCTTGGTATTTTGATCGAGATACCGATGATAAAAATGATGGAACACTTGCCAAAGGTGATGCCGACATTTTTTCAACAGGTTTGATGCTCAGTTACGTTACAGACTCTTTGTATGGGTTAAGTTTAGGTACAACCTTTCAAGGAAACTATGCTCCTTTTGCGAACAGTGACGCAAAAAATCTTTACGCAACCGATATGTACGGTTCAGGAGCCGTCCTCTCCGAAGCCTATATGACGTATACACTAGGAAAAACAACGGCTAAAGTAGGTCGTCAGTTTATTGCCAGTCCCTTGGTCAATAGCTCTGGCTCACGTATGATAAAAGAGGCGTTTCAAGCCGCCGTACTTATCAACACAGATATCCCCAACACAACCTTGGTTGCTGGATATTCGGATAAGTTTCAAGGTAGAACGTCTGATTATGATAGAAGTGTAGACGGTTCGGACTCACAAATGCCTAGCTTTAAAAAAGAAGCAGTCTTTTACGGAGCGGGTACATCAAGAGGTTCATTAGGCTCACCAGCAGGGGCTTCAAACGTTTTTGGATTTGATGGGGCATACACGGCTGCTGTGATTAACAAATCTATCACCAATGTGACATTAACAGGTCAATACCTCTTTGTGAACGATGTGGAAGGAACCAACGGTGGCGATGCCAATGTTTTCTATGCGGAGGGTAATTATGCGTTGCCTTTAAGCAGTATGAAATTGCTTTTAGATGCGACCTATCGTGGTTCAAGAACGTCGAATGCTACTTTTGATAGTTTCCATGCTGAGGGCGATATGTATCAAGGACGTGTTGGATTTAGCGAGCTAGCAGGCTTTAAGGCGTCATTTGCGTACAGTACAGTATCCGATGATCAATCAGTACTTTTAGGTGCGGGTAATGGACCTACCACGTATACTGCGCCACTGCTAAAAGGCGCTGAAGCAACTTCAGGTGCGGGAACAGATGCCTACAAAGTTGAAGTAGGGTATGACTTCTCAAAAGTGGGTGTTGCAGGGCTTAAAGCCTTAGCGCAATACGTGAGAATTGATCAAGATAAAGTCACAACGGTCGTCCTTAATGGTGTCGCTGCTGATACTGAATCAACTTACTTTGAAGGACAAATTTCCTATGACCTTCCAACCATCAAGGGTTTAACACTTTCTTTGGAGTATGAAGATGGTAAAGTGGAAGCCGCTTCAACTAAAAATACCAGCGATATGCGTTTTAGAGCCAATTATAAGTTCTAA
- a CDS encoding TonB family protein, giving the protein MRFCSFFALSLFLHVSLFALLNQLHLPDKTVQNKASSLTLDIQTIHIAPPPPLPHEASPKPQPLRTPKEPKITPKLPTKPQKISKPMATTLPAPITQPQEEAPQEALQNDTQETLHVTSHIEREMTLYHAIHLAIMQHKHYPKRAQREGMEGEVVVSFTYAKEGITHLKIKTPSKHALLNAYCLELIKEASAEFPQVNDSFEIVIPVGFFLR; this is encoded by the coding sequence ATGCGTTTTTGCTCCTTTTTTGCCCTCTCACTCTTTTTACATGTAAGCCTGTTTGCCCTTTTAAATCAGCTACACTTGCCGGATAAAACCGTGCAAAACAAAGCAAGTTCATTGACGTTAGATATTCAAACGATTCACATTGCCCCACCGCCTCCACTACCACACGAAGCATCACCCAAACCTCAACCGCTACGAACACCCAAAGAGCCTAAAATAACTCCAAAACTTCCCACAAAGCCTCAGAAAATCTCAAAACCTATGGCGACAACACTTCCCGCACCCATAACACAACCCCAAGAGGAAGCGCCACAAGAAGCCCTACAAAACGATACGCAAGAAACGTTACATGTAACGAGTCACATAGAGCGAGAAATGACACTTTATCATGCTATCCATTTAGCTATTATGCAACACAAACACTACCCAAAACGGGCACAACGTGAAGGAATGGAGGGCGAAGTCGTGGTCAGTTTTACCTATGCAAAAGAAGGCATCACCCATCTTAAAATCAAAACGCCATCCAAGCATGCTTTACTTAATGCTTACTGCCTTGAATTAATCAAAGAGGCGTCAGCCGAGTTTCCACAAGTAAACGATTCTTTTGAGATTGTTATACCCGTTGGATTCTTTTTACGATAA
- a CDS encoding biopolymer transporter ExbD, which yields MRLKRPEGMNIIPFIDIMLVLLTIVLSVSTFMAHRSLVLDIPKTDTNEALTQKRSHEVVIDANGLLYWDENPLALEALDETLKSLPKEDELILKADTKAAFGTFIEVVDALKRIHHPHINIVVQKK from the coding sequence ATGCGGCTTAAGCGTCCTGAGGGGATGAATATTATCCCCTTTATTGATATTATGCTGGTTTTACTCACCATTGTTTTAAGTGTTTCTACCTTTATGGCGCATCGCTCTTTGGTTTTGGATATTCCTAAAACCGATACAAACGAAGCGCTCACACAAAAGCGTTCGCATGAAGTGGTGATTGATGCAAATGGGCTACTTTACTGGGATGAAAATCCTTTAGCTCTGGAAGCATTGGATGAAACCTTAAAGAGCCTTCCCAAAGAGGATGAACTCATTTTAAAAGCCGATACAAAAGCTGCTTTTGGTACGTTTATCGAGGTGGTAGATGCACTGAAACGTATCCATCATCCGCATATCAACATTGTTGTTCAGAAAAAATAA
- the exbB gene encoding TonB-system energizer ExbB, which yields MEEIKLIVDYAIFGILGLMSLLSLTYALERWFFYRRMDVTMYRVMEILENDLTKNLTALSIISSNAPYVGLLGTVIGIMITFYDMGQAGEIESKVILIGLSLALKATALGLVVAIPSLMAYSACLRKCDVLIAHWKAHQHAA from the coding sequence ATGGAAGAGATAAAGCTCATTGTGGATTATGCTATTTTTGGTATTTTGGGGCTTATGAGCCTCTTATCGCTTACCTACGCACTTGAGCGATGGTTTTTCTATCGCCGTATGGATGTCACGATGTATAGAGTCATGGAAATACTGGAAAATGACCTGACCAAAAACCTTACAGCACTCTCCATCATTAGCTCAAATGCCCCCTATGTTGGACTTTTAGGAACAGTTATTGGCATTATGATTACTTTTTACGATATGGGGCAAGCAGGTGAAATCGAAAGTAAAGTCATTCTCATAGGACTCTCTTTGGCACTGAAAGCAACTGCGTTAGGACTGGTGGTTGCCATTCCTTCTTTGATGGCGTACAGTGCGTGTTTACGAAAATGCGATGTGTTAATAGCCCACTGGAAAGCACACCAACATGCGGCTTAA
- a CDS encoding TonB-dependent receptor domain-containing protein: MEQSSVRMRGVKSSMGALSVEGIPNYGGNPIGPRDYLYDMENMDSVSVYKGGVPSDIGAGVGSRGGAITLHPKWAQKAFGFEVAQSLGSEDYTKSYFRLDSGTLNESGTRFSGALSYASADKWRGEGELGPRINGNVSLVQPLGDKATLKVWYNHNDQEQHLYRPLSYAQISNGNLSHNYKNDYNTALTGVPAQDIYYYKNNKGSYKNDDLFAVINYEIDDTFELIFKPYYALEDSVISQGVTSGGGRIQERVRDIERYGMISEVDAKLEHLKMALGYHYESSSMDISTKNYTTAGAYAGMGVVATTGDTYIHSPYANISGDEGDFHWQAGLKYFRFEDSDSLGYRSGGAPAYDLIRTPDLDREAKSHTIWLPTLGVSYDMDASWQAYANYGKNFIRPYSYMPLVNYYQNNRAKFQAIGMNAQDLFDGYGIEESHNFDVGVRFKGEIVEIAPTLFYGKHKNLLTTITNPLDSTLSYQQNVGKATSYGIETEINLFMSDTTTLFINPTYTDFTYDEDIIGMKTKGKQLVDTPKWMARSGVIYKIGNFELIPMVRFLGERYGNATNTEKVDEAWLADFKAIYTQKNFYEKSTLKLSLELNNIFDKEYISVINASDYETGTTTYSQGAPRSVMLSVGLKF; encoded by the coding sequence GTGGAACAAAGTAGCGTGCGTATGCGAGGGGTTAAAAGTTCTATGGGTGCGTTGAGCGTTGAGGGCATTCCTAACTATGGTGGCAATCCCATAGGTCCGAGGGATTATCTGTATGATATGGAAAATATGGACTCTGTATCGGTGTACAAAGGCGGTGTTCCCTCTGACATTGGCGCAGGGGTTGGTTCTCGTGGAGGGGCTATTACCTTGCATCCTAAATGGGCTCAAAAAGCATTTGGCTTTGAAGTGGCACAAAGTCTAGGCAGTGAGGATTACACCAAAAGCTACTTTAGACTGGACAGTGGCACGCTCAATGAGAGTGGCACACGTTTTTCAGGCGCACTCTCTTATGCCTCAGCAGATAAATGGCGAGGAGAAGGAGAGTTAGGTCCTAGAATCAATGGCAATGTCTCGTTGGTTCAACCCTTAGGCGATAAGGCAACCTTGAAAGTATGGTACAACCACAACGACCAAGAACAGCATCTCTATCGACCGCTTAGTTACGCTCAAATCTCTAATGGCAATCTAAGCCATAACTATAAAAATGACTACAACACTGCTTTAACAGGCGTTCCTGCTCAGGATATTTACTACTACAAAAACAACAAAGGAAGTTATAAAAACGATGATCTTTTTGCCGTGATTAATTACGAGATTGATGATACCTTTGAGCTGATTTTTAAACCCTACTATGCCCTTGAAGATAGCGTCATTTCACAAGGAGTCACCAGCGGTGGTGGGCGGATTCAAGAACGTGTGCGAGATATTGAGCGCTATGGCATGATCAGTGAAGTCGATGCAAAATTAGAGCACCTTAAAATGGCGTTAGGGTATCATTATGAAAGCTCCTCCATGGATATTTCAACCAAAAACTACACCACAGCAGGAGCCTATGCAGGTATGGGCGTTGTGGCAACCACGGGTGATACCTACATTCACAGTCCGTATGCGAACATTTCAGGCGATGAGGGGGATTTTCATTGGCAAGCGGGGTTAAAGTATTTTCGTTTTGAAGATTCTGATTCACTAGGCTATCGCAGTGGAGGAGCCCCTGCGTATGACTTGATTCGCACACCTGATTTAGACAGGGAAGCAAAAAGTCATACCATTTGGCTTCCAACGCTAGGTGTTTCCTACGATATGGATGCCTCATGGCAAGCGTATGCCAATTATGGTAAAAACTTTATTCGTCCCTATTCTTACATGCCTCTAGTGAATTATTATCAGAACAATCGTGCAAAATTTCAGGCGATTGGCATGAATGCGCAAGATTTATTTGATGGCTATGGCATTGAAGAGTCTCACAATTTTGATGTAGGTGTACGCTTTAAAGGAGAGATAGTAGAAATCGCACCGACACTTTTTTATGGCAAACATAAAAATCTTTTAACCACCATTACCAATCCCTTAGATTCAACGCTGAGTTACCAACAAAATGTGGGCAAAGCAACGAGTTATGGAATTGAGACGGAGATTAACCTCTTTATGAGCGACACCACAACCCTTTTTATCAACCCAACCTACACCGATTTTACGTATGATGAGGATATTATCGGGATGAAAACCAAAGGCAAACAGTTGGTCGATACCCCAAAATGGATGGCACGCAGTGGGGTTATCTATAAAATAGGCAATTTTGAATTGATTCCTATGGTGCGTTTTTTAGGTGAGCGATATGGCAATGCTACCAACACCGAAAAGGTGGATGAGGCATGGTTGGCGGATTTTAAAGCCATCTACACACAGAAAAATTTCTATGAAAAATCCACGCTGAAACTAAGCCTTGAACTCAATAATATTTTCGACAAAGAGTATATCTCGGTCATTAATGCGAGTGATTATGAAACAGGTACAACCACGTACAGCCAAGGTGCTCCACGCTCTGTGATGCTTAGCGTTGGACTTAAATTCTAA
- a CDS encoding CopG family antitoxin, translating to MKTHDSSKFMDWREAKKNALSKTISTRIPVDRIEELKVQANKLDILYQFYIKMIIAEGLKGRTA from the coding sequence ATGAAAACGCACGATTCAAGCAAGTTTATGGACTGGCGTGAAGCCAAAAAAAATGCGCTTTCCAAAACCATCTCTACTCGTATACCTGTTGATAGGATAGAAGAGCTCAAAGTACAAGCCAATAAGCTTGATATTCTGTATCAGTTCTATATTAAAATGATTATCGCAGAAGGGTTAAAAGGGCGAACGGCTTAG
- a CDS encoding type II toxin-antitoxin system RelB/DinJ family antitoxin produces MRTSTSVRIDEETKLIASEVLKQYGMSLSEGINLFCKQVAMTYSIPFELKVPTERMKKALKELEKREGKSFDSIEALKADLES; encoded by the coding sequence ATGAGAACCAGTACCAGTGTTCGCATCGATGAAGAGACAAAGCTTATAGCTTCAGAAGTATTGAAGCAGTATGGTATGAGTTTGAGTGAAGGAATAAACCTTTTTTGTAAACAAGTTGCCATGACCTATTCCATTCCTTTTGAGTTAAAAGTCCCAACTGAACGCATGAAAAAAGCACTCAAAGAGCTTGAAAAAAGAGAAGGAAAGTCATTTGACTCCATTGAAGCCCTTAAGGCTGACCTTGAGTCATGA
- a CDS encoding type II toxin-antitoxin system YafQ family toxin, with protein sequence MDEKYKDHLLIGNYKGCRECHIKPDLLLTYKINNDEVELVLVEVGTHAKLFK encoded by the coding sequence TTGGATGAAAAATACAAAGACCATCTTTTGATAGGAAATTACAAAGGGTGCAGAGAGTGCCACATCAAACCTGATTTGCTACTCACCTATAAAATCAATAACGATGAAGTAGAGTTGGTTTTGGTGGAAGTTGGGACTCATGCTAAATTGTTTAAATAA